The genomic DNA GTAAGCGGTCAATTAACTCCACATACCAATAAGAATAAGACTTTGTCATAGTACTTTCTCACAAAGGAGGCACTATGAATCAACCCTAAAAACATGACCACTGGACTCAAATGCTCACTGAGTTCAAACAAAGCCAATTACCCATCAAGCAATTTTATTCTGAACGGTAAATCAACTATCAAACGCTTCACAATTGGGTCAAAAACTCAATGCAAAAGAGACCAAGCAGCAGGTTCAGCCTATTGTCTTTGAACATGGTGGCACCAATGTTGTGGTGCTGTCATTGCCTAATGGTATTCGCGTTGAATTCCCTTCAACACTCAGTCAAACTCAAATTAACCATTGGGTTGCAGCGCGACTATGACACCGACAGGCAATGTTTATTTAGTGTCAAGTGTCACGGATATGCGAAAATCGATTGATGGATTATCATTAATTGTCTCGGACAGGGTGGCTATGACAACTTCGAGTACATTTCTATTTCGTCGCTACTTAAAAGCACTAAGAACAGATATGCTCGCGCTTTTGTTAAGAGTGAAGTAGATGAGTTCGATCTTACACATTTCATCGATTTTAATATGGGTATTATCATTCGAGCTCTGGAAAGTTTCACAACGTTTATGCAGAAGAAAATTGAACAGATTGAGAGAACTAGGTTGGACCTGTATAAGTCTCCATACTTTAGAGAGTTTAAACACGCACACATCACGATTATTAAGAAGGCACTCGAAGACGCAGGGCGGGAATTCACAGTTAAGGAATGGCAGACATAGTTCAATGTTACGGCAGCAGCTTCCAGAGGCTATCTGGATAAGTTAGTAGATCTGAACTTACTAATTAAGAGCAAAGAGAAAGGTAGTAGACAGTACAAATATTTAGCGTCACGAAATTTGAAAGAGAGGTTGAAAATTTATTGATGTAATCATACAACTGTGTGGTCGCACGCTAAATTCATCATACTTATGTGAGCTTACGGCAGCATAGTTCAACTTCTATCTTTTAAACCACATTCATATGTAGGTACGTAAGCCTGTTTTTTGAACAATGCTTAAATATCCACCAGTGAAATTACACCAAATTGATAAAGTCCATCCTTTAAATCTCGCTTCGGATGGGCTCGTTTACATAGCTTAGCGATCATATCAATGGATTCACGCAGTACTTCTTTAAGTGATACGCCCACGCTAATTTTTTCTACCATTAACGATAGCCAATGCGGGGCAGTTCGTGCCGTTTTTTGTGTCGATATCAAGCATGATTTCAATGCTTCTGTACTGTAAGCCATTAATCGCTTGAGCAAAACCGTAATAAAACTCGCATAAATAAGTATGGTGACAATAGGTTTATTCTCTGTACTGAATATCTTTAGGTTGCAATACGATTTTAACTCTTTAAAGAGTCATTATATTTGCCATCTCAGGCGATATAATTCAACAACATCTGAGGCTGGCACTGTTTCTCCGGCTAGATTGGTAACCAAATAGCCAATACGTTTTTTCTTTTTATACCAAAAGGCGATCACACGAAAATCAAAGTCATATCCCGACCAGCGGACGCTTAAATCTAGTGTGCTATTTTTATTCTTTAATTTTAACGTGTTAAGTTTTTTTCCCACGGCAGATTTTATGATTTTTCCTTGAACATTATAAGCTGCTTTAACGATAAGATTAATACTACAAGCAGCTTGAGTGATGGTATAACCGCCTTGTTGCTCAATGCTGATTATCTTTTTTCGATCAAAATAACCTGCATCCGTCAGTAATAACATACCGTTTAATGATGTAGCTTTGGGCGCGTGCGGCCTTTCTGTCTCGGTATCTGCACCGATGGATAAATAATCGATGCTGCCGCTTAATAGATCCATAGTAACGTGAAGTTCAATCGCAGCGGGGAAGCGCTTCTTAAAGCGGCCAGGATATGTTTCCTGTAAGCCATCATGTACTTGAAATGAACAACCATCATGTAATTTTATCTTTGAAAATAGGAACTTAGCGCCTGTTGGTAGTGATGTGAGCTTGAGTGATTGAAGTACCCATTGCTGCATTATGTTTTCAAAACAGCTTTTAAAAAACTCACTACATTGAGGCTTTTTGAGCTGATTATGAAAGAGTTTGTAGTTAATTGGCATACCACTAATACGTTGATAATTACGATGGATATCAGCTAGGTTAGTTTTTGATTGGCAGTCTAAAGTATTGGTGATTGAGAGTAATAACTTCAGGGGGTTGATCTGACGAGCACGCAGTATAAATTTCTTTTCTCTGGCTAAATGAAATAGTTTTTTAGCGTTAAAAATAGTGCTTATTTTTTCTGTTAATAATGTAAGGTTCGTCATCTTCGTGTTTCAGTTACTTTTTAGTTTTGGCGAACCAATAAGATCATAAATGAGGCACGAAGACACCTTTTTCATGCTAAATATTGATAAATATTCTGACCGACCCCTTAAGATCCTACATATGAATGTATCTTAAGTTATTAAAAAATAATAATAAAAAATCACATTGATAGTGATATTTATCACACTCTTTATTCTCTATCCCTAGCAGCCAATACTTCTGCATGACTGGCATAAATAGCCGTCATAGAGAGACTGATGTGCTTAAACTGGTGTTTCAAAGCAGCCAGAGACACTAAGCCATTTCCCACAACAAAATGAGCAATGGTTCGTCTCAGTGAGTGAGTTGAAAAATGCCAGTAAAATTTGCCATTTCCTCGCTCTCTAATAGGATTGTATTTAGAGGGCACAACTGGATTCAGCAAGCGATACACCTCATCCATTTCATCGGGTTCATATGTAATATCACGGTGTTTCGAATAAAACTTTAATAGTTCGCCAAGATTTGATGTATTTAACACCACATCTTTCAATTGACGGTAAATGTTGTTACCACCCCTGCCATCAAAGCGAAATCGTGGAGAGCAGTGAATATCTCCTTTTCTTGAGCGATATTGGTCATTAAGCACAGTTAAGACCTTCAGTGCCTTTTTACAGATGAGCGCACACGCCCACGCATCTTCTCTTGGTAATTTCTCCAACTTGCGAGTCCATGAGCGCAAGGTACAGAGCTTCAAACCGTCAAGGTCAATTTCTTTGTAAGACGTAGATTCCATTGCCTACAATTGATTGGTGTTGTGCAACAAAAACAGGGTAAATGTTCAGTACAATAATGTGGGGGGGGGGTGGCATTTACGTGTAAAGCTAAACTCATTGTTGGATAGAATAAGTTTGGATAACCCTAATTTAAGCAATGGTTGGACATCAATTAAAGTGTGCCTCCCCCTTGGCTAACCACAGGGTTTGACGTATTTTCAAATGAGATGAAGTAGTTGAATACACCTACCTCACAGACACTAAATTTTGATACGGTATCAAGTGATTCGTTTGAACAAACTAAGTACTTTTCAATCGTCCTACTCAACACACTTTTTGCGACGCTTGCGCAATATTCAGTTTCTACTGTTGCACCAAATTCGTCATGTAACCCATTGGGCGTTAAAAAAGATTTGCTATACACCATTGATTTCAGAATGTCATTGTTATGCGAGATAAAAACGTCATTGAGGTCGTCATAGCTTCCGCCCAAAAGTACGGGTTTACAGTTTGGCTTGGATTTCAAAAACATGAATGTGTTTAGCGATGTTGTTACACCCGTAAATGAAACGTCTTGGTTAATCATGTCTATTAGTTGACCATTGTATTTTCCGCTGTCAAAAAAAACTACATCTTCAGAAAAAATCAACTCAGAAATCAACTTAGTACTTTCTTCCATGCTACTGGAAGCCTCCACGTTCAATATATTTTTATTGGTTTCTTTTCTGACATAGCCGCCATAAGACTCTATACCAAAATTCGAAGCATAGTCAGAGTTAAGGTCTCGTCGAACAGTCATCTCAGATACCTCTAGGAGTCTAACCAGCTCTTTAATATGAATTTTATCTTGGTGGTCTAAACAAGACATCATTCTTCTTAGCCGCTCTAACCGCTTGGAAATCATTTTTCAGCCTTAAAATATATCTGCAATTCTCATTCATACAATACTGACATGTTAAATGTATTAACAAATGTGATCTATGGTTTTGTGACTGAACGCATTAAAATAATAAATTGTTATAATTATAACATTAATGAGTGACGTGTATCACGCCATATCACGCTTTTATGTGTATTATCTGTTGCCATAAACACAGTAAAGCGAACATAATATCACTTAATGTTCGTATGATAACAGTGCGGATTAAGATAATAATATATGTTTGAATAATAACATGGGGCGTGACATGAAGAAAATTGCAGTTATAGGTTCAACCAACGTAGATTTAATTACTTACGTTGATAGATTACCTAAAGAGGGTGAAACACTAGAAGCACCGGCTTTTCGTATTGGCCGTGGCGGTAAGGGGGCAAATCAAGCGGTGGCGATTGCTAAGCTGGGATCCAATGTGGTGATGCTCTCTAAAGTGGGTGACGATACATTCGCTGACACTTGCATTCAGAACTTTCAATCATACGGTATCGATACTAAGTATGTGATTAAAGTGCCTCATAGCAGCACGGGTGTAGCCCCCATATTCGTAAATACTACGACGTCACAAAACTCAATTCTTATTGTTAAGGGTGCAAATAACTTCCTTAAACCTGAAGATATCGACAGAGCCGAAAAAACCCTTAAAGATGTCGACTTGATTGTACTTCAATTAGAAGTTCCACTAGAAACTGTCTATTACGCAATCGATTTTGGTAACAAATACGGTATCAAGGTTCTGTTAAATCCTGCTCCTGCAGTGCCAGAACTATCAATTGATTACGCCTGTAAATGTGATTTTTTCATTCCAAACGAAACAGAACTAGAGATCTTAACCGGTAAACCTGTCTCTACCATCGACGAGATTAAACAAGCTTCGAAAGTACTGTTAGATAAAGGGCTAAAGAACCTTATTGTTACCTTGGGTTCACAAGGTTCTTTATGGTTCTCCAAAGACGGTATCGAAAAAATGATCGAGCCACTTAAGGTTGATGCGATGGATAGCAGCGGCGCAGGGGATGCATTTATTGGTTGTTTCTCTCATTTCTACTGCAATACCGGTGATGTAGAAACATCAATGAAAAAAGCATCGGTGTTCGCCGGGTTGAGCGTTACAGAAAAAGGCACACAGTCTTCATATCCAAGCATTGAACAATTCGACGAGTTTGTCGCAACGCATTGCTAATCAATCCCCAAATTCTAATAAAGATTGAGACCAATAACTAAATAACAAAGGAATGATATGTTTATTAAAAATAATACCAAACAACATAAAGATGGTTATTTGGATAAAACGCCTATTTTTCAATTTATCCTATTATCAATGGTGTTCCCATTATGGGCTGCGGCTGCGGCACTTAACGACATTCTTATTACTCAATTTAAGTCTATTTTTGAATTATCAAACTTCGCATCAGCATTAGTTCAATCAGCATTCTATGGTGGTTATTTTTTGATTGCGATTCCTGCATCTATGGTTATCAAGAAATCATCTTATAAATTAGCCATCTTAATTGGTTTAGTTCTGTATATTGGCGGTTGCATGATGTTCTATCCTGCATCAACGGCTGCCACCTATACAATGTTCCTTGCTGCAATTTTCTGTATTGCGATTGGTTTATCATTTCTGGAAACGTCTTGTAATACCTACTCTTCAATGATTGGAGAGCCACAACGTGCCACATTGCGTCTAAATATCTCTCAAACGTTTAATGCACTTGGTTATATCGTGGGCATACTCATGGGTAAATACTTGGTTTTTCAAGAAGGTGTAAACATTGGTGAAATGATGCAAACCCTATCTGGAACAGAGCTAGAACTGTTTAAACAGCAAGTGCTACAACACACGTTAACGCCTTACAAATGGCTGGTGGGTGTATTGGTGGTTATCTCTGTTTTGATTGCCATCACTGAGTTTCCTAGCTGTAAACCAAGAGCTGAAGGTAAAACTAAACAGCCCTCTTTTGGTGAAACAATTAAATATCTGTCAACTAACAAGCGCTTTAAAAATGGTATTGTTACTCAGTTTGCTTACGTAGGTATGCAAGTTGCTGTGTGGAGTTTTACCATTCGTCTAGCACTCGAAATGGGCAACATGACAGAGCGCGATGCGGCAAACTACTTGGCATACGCATTTGTGGCTTATTTCATCGGTAAATGTGTTGCCAACTACCTTATGACCAAAATAACACAAGAAAACGTGCTACTAGGTTATTCTGTTATCGGAATAGCGTGTCTGCTTTATGTGTCTTTTGCTCCAGACTTTAGTGCGGTATGGGTTGCTGTTTTTGTATCGGCTTTATTTGGTCCGGGTTGGGCGACTATCTTCGCGTCAACATTGCAATCGGTAGAAACAAAATATACCGAAACAGCCGGTGCGATTGTTGTTATGTCCATTATTGGTGGTGCTGTAATGCCTGCTATTCAAGGGTTACTTGCTGACCATGTGGGAATGCAGCAATCCTTTATCGTTAACGTCATTTGTTTCGGGGTGATTTTCTCTTACTTTGCCACTGAAAAGAAACACAAAGCAACGTTAGCACTGGCTAGACAACACGCGTAAAAAGTCAATAATGACCATCTGTAATAGGGTGGTCATTTTCTTTAAAGGAAAACATCATGTTTACTATTCCTCTACACAAAGATCATTTCAAAAAAGAAAAAACCAACGTTATCAAATCAGACGATTTTGAAATCAACACTTTTATTTATAATTCAGGCGTTCACGCTGTTGAGATGAAGAACAGTCAAGGCCATTTGGTTATTTTGCCTTTTATGGGGCAAATGATTTGGGACGCCGAGTTTCTGGGTGTTGATTTATGCATGAAAAATGCCTTTAACGAACCCAAGGTTGCCGATCAGATTGTTAATACTTACGGTTGCTACTCATTTCATGCGGGTTTACTTCGAATGGGTTGCCCAACACCACAAGATGATCATGTCCTTCACGGTGAATTCCCGTGCGCATCAATGGACTATGCCTGGTTAATGGTTGATGAAAATAGCATAACACTAGCGGGATCTTATGAATACATCATGGGCTTTGGTGATCATTACATCGCAACACCAACAGTGTTGCTCCAAAAAAACGCGGGTATTTTTGACATTACGATGACGGTCCAAAATCTTGCCACCACAAAAATGCCGTTACAATACATGTGTCATACTAACGCTGCTTTCTTCGAGGGAGCAGTGATGACGCAGAACATTCCAGATTCAGCGATTAAACTTCGTGAAAGTGTTCCTGCACACGTTCATCCAACCAAACAGTGGTCCGTTTACAATGATAGCTTGAAACATTCGGCACCGATCAGTGTGTTGGAGAACAAGGAAATGTATGATCCTGAAATTGTTTATTGTATGGACGACTTATCTACACATGTAGATATTGCTAAGTTCGAAATGATCATTTCAGACCACCATAAGCTTACAACTGAATTTAATACGGCAGAGTTTAATAGTGCAACACGCTGGATTCTGTTTAACGGTGACCAGTCTGTCGGTGCCAATGTTTTACCTGCAACCTGTCGTCCAGAAGGGTTTATATCAGCAACAGAAAAAGGCACGGTTATTTACTTAGAACCTAACGAAGTGCGGACTTTTAAAGTAACAAAAGCCATCGTTAAGATGTAATACATCAACGTTTTAATTGTATCAGCCTGAGGCTCTTGCTGTTCGACATAACCGCTCTTAGATAAACATTGAATTACCACCCTTATCACCAATCAAGAGGCCTAGATTACTCTAGGCCTCAATTCTCCGAGTCCCCCTGTGTCAGGATCTGACTCTTATACACAAATAAATTAGGCTTCAATTGAACTTTATTTATATCAGTCGATCAGATCAGTTATAACGAAAACACCGATTGAATTTAATTATGATGCTGATAAAAGACACTGAAGAATGGGCTAGTCATTTGTTTAAACATGCTGAATTAGGTGATGTACGGCGCACTAAACGCCTGATAAAAATAAGTCATCAAATGGCGAGTAACATAGGAAGTTATATTGTGAACGCGTCTGGCTCACAGGCCTCTATTGAAGGCGCATATCGCTTTCTTCGTAATGATAAAGTTGACGCTGATAACATCGCTACCGCCGGTTTGAATTCGCTGTTACCTGCACTAACACTGTCAAATACAATCCTTGCGCTAGAAGATACATCAACATTGTGTTACCGACACAATTTGACTAAAGAGCTCGGACATACTGGCGCATATAAACAAAGCTCTTCTAAAGGGATGTTAGCGCACACTGTCCTTATGGTCGATGCAGAAACAGAGCATACTATTGGCTTGGGTGCACAGCATCGTTGGTGCAGAAAGATGAAAACTTTGGTACTGCTAACGACAGAAAACGCCGCAAGTACGAAACGAAAGAAAGTTATAAATGGCAACGCTCGTCGGAAGAAATGAGTACCCGATTTGCAGATATGATGGATAATATCATAAGCGTTTGTGATCGAGAAGCTGATATGTTTGAGTATATTGATTATAAAACAACAAATAATCAACGGTTTGTAGTGAGAGCCAAGCATGAGCGGGTTGTGAATACAGACGGCGATAAACTAAGTCCCTACATTGAAAATCAATCTAGTGAAGCTTCATATTCGGTTAAGATAAAGCAAAAAGGAGGCCGAAAAGCACGCATTGCAAAAGTAGCCGTACGTTATGCTTACATTACTATTTATCCGCCTAAAAGTGAGCTTACGGCAGTATAGCGTGACAACATCAATTTACAGGCACAGCTTGACCTAGGCGGTTAAGCCTACGTTAATCTGTTTAGGTGGGGTTTATCTAAATGACTTAACTTTTGGTGATATAATTCCACGGTAAGTCATTTTCTGGGTGGGCTTTTACCTGCGCACTTTCCTGCTGTAATGTGGTGAAGTAATCAAAGACATTAATACCCGCTTCACTTGCCGTTGCGATAACTGAGGTAACCACATCACCAATCGTTGCCCCCAGTAATGTTTTGTGGAACATCGCATTTTTTCTGTCTCGCACGATGATTTTTAGCATCGATTCTATACGGTTATTATCGATTTTCACGCCTTTCATGCTGCAAAAATAACGGAGGCCAACATAGTGTTTAAGGAAATAGCGGATTGCTTTGCCCAGACCACTATTTTCTTCGACCGTTTCATTCGCGATATGCGCTTCGCCCCATGATTTAATGTCTTCCATGATGGGCAATGAGTGAGCCTGATGATAAGCAAGCCTAGCCACAGGGGATAGTTTTTCGCTTTTAGCAAAATCATCATTCCCCCATATTTCGCCATAGCGTTTGAGCACATACGCAACTTCCTCAGGAAAATGATTAATCACATCGACAAATTGTCGTCTGGCGTGGCTGTTACACAGTGACATTGTTGCCTCTCTTGCCGTGGGACGATTACTCGGTAATGCATCACTCATGATGACGGGCTTATCACATAACTGACTGCGTTTATGCAAAATGCTGTCAATGAATTCACCTGCGTGGCCGATGTTGGTTTCAAACAAGACGATGGTATTATTATCTTTCAGTGTGGCGATAACCCCAGAGGTATAAATACCGCTACGCAGTCGTGTTTTATCGCTATTGCGGACGGCTTTCTCGACCGGTTTAGCGTCCAAAATGCGGTGCGTCGTGTCATCCAGATAATAATGTTCGGCGTCTGAGGCTACATTAAAAAGCTGCTGGTACACAGGGTAAATATCATTACAAACCCGCTCAACTTGGTCAAAGACCGTTGAAGTGGTAATTTTTACCCCCAGTAGCTTTTGAATACTGCACTGACGATAAAAAGGCAATCCTGCAAAGTATTTATAAATGGCCATCAATGACCGCGCAGAGTAACCATACTTTTGCTGGCTTTCACCATCGACTAAGACGTCATCCGGCAGAGGCGCACTGAAATAAGCACCGCAAGTATTACAGCGAAGACGCTCCATCACATGCTGCTCAGGCTTGAACGGGCTTTGCCCTGTAATACGCAGTAAGCTACCAGGCTCAGTTTTATACACTTTACCGGTTAAGCACTCCGTACAGGTATCACCTTTAGCCACATCTGTCATTGCGTGAACGATAACGACGGGCTTAACAGGTGTAAAACCTTCACCTTCATCGTGTTGACGGTTTTTGCTTTTCTTACCGGATGCTCTCGCTTGCTTAAGTACGCTGGCAAGCTTTTCAGATGACTTTTCAATACCCAACAATTTTCGCAGTTTATGCACTGTGACATCATGGTGGGCTAACCGGTCTTGCATGCTCGCTAACGTCAGCAACGCATCAAGTAATAACTGACAATCCTCTGGACTTAACGCGAGGTTGTTCTCTTTGGCCTCACTGACTCGCGATATCAACGATTCAAGTGCGGGTCCATCAATATCGGTAAAGGGTTTACTCACGGTTTATCCACATCGTTTAGGCTGAAATCGAGGTTGCTGGGGGAAGGGTTATGATCCGATAACATTAACAATCAAGCACTAATATTGCTGTTTTTTTGACTTAAATAAGATCGTGTTTTTGCCACATTGGATCGCAGTTCAGCAACAGCTGCCGTAACTGTTTGGCGATGAACGGTTCAATATTTTGGCTTGAATCAGGCCAATGTAAAAACCTGCCTTTTGATAATCGTTTGGTCATCAACCAAAAACCGGTGCCGTCATACGATGATGCACGGACCATGGTTTTATTGCGGTTAATAAAGACGAACACCGAGCCAGAGCGAGGGTTAGCGGATAATTTATAGCGGCATAGTGCCGCTAAGCCATCAATCCCCTGACGAAAGTCGGCAGGTGCAATAGCGATTAATATATGCTTATCAGCAGTCAGATGTATCACGATTTCAACGCCCTGATCAGCGAAATAAGGGTCTGTGGATCGTCAATGCCTTATAAAGACATCGTATCTCCCTGAAAGAACTTGAGCTCTACGTTAAAAGTTGTTTGCGTAGACGGTGCTAAAATGGGTAGGTGCACAAACTGGGGGTTATTTACAGGAGGGCTAATGCTATTTCGCCACTGTTTAAGCTGGCTGCCACTTATCCGTAGCACGGATGTTATTTTGCTAGAAGAATAATGTTCGAGTAATCCAACGGCTTGTTCACGTAATGTATTTGGGGTTGGTACCTGACGGCCATTTCTGTTGCTACGCCAGCACTCAAAAGCAGTGGAGAGTGTCGATAATAGGTCTGAATTTGACATGATTGCATCCTGATTATTGAGTAGCGATCATTAAATCAGTTTACAAGATAGAAGTTGAACTATGCTGCCGTAAGCTCACTGCTTAGCGCCGGTGTTGATACCACGGTAATAGCGATGTGGCTTGGACATGAATCTACACAAACGACACAAAGATACTTACATGCTCATATGGCACTGAAGGAAGCGGCATTAGCGAAAGTAGCGCCATTTAATAAGCACAGTGATCTTCACTATAAACCGAGCGATAAGTTGTTAGGTTTTCTCACCAGCCTGTAGTTCTAGGATTAAACTATGCCGAATAGAAACTGGATCCTTACAGTTAAATGACAGTAATACCAGCACACTTATGAAATTGGGCAGCATGTGTTCGGCATAGTTTTTCTTTTGTTATAAACCGCCAAAGCCAACGGCTTAATCCCTTTCGATTACATCGAACACTGTCTGGAACAACTATCGTACGCTAACTGCGATCTCAATAAGCTCTTACCCTGGAATATAACTCTAGCCAAGGCGTAGTTCACCGGACTCTCACTAGATAGTTCACATAACGTTTATATTAAAGTTAACAAACAATCCAACAATAGCACTTTGGTGAAAGGTTTTTGTAAAGTAGCATCAATTATCGTTGTCGAAATAAGTCCTTGTGCGGAGTAGGGGTCACCACTGATCAGCACTCGCTTAATACGGGGAAGTTGTTGTTGAAGTTGCAGTAAGATTTCTGTACCAGTGACCTCTGGCATCTGTTGATCAACAGCAATAATATCTAACTCATTAAGTCCTGGATGTTCAAATAGTTGACGACTATCTGACAAGGTATAGCATTGAAATATTGAGTTCCTCAACATTCGCAGATAGGCGTCTAGAACGTATGGTTCATCGTCTACAAATAGTATCTTAGGCATCAGACACTAAATATGTGCTTAATACAACGTTAATTTGAGCTTCTAACACAGGCCAGTGAACTGATATCTCAAACATTAGTTGTGCAACTGCTACCTCTTGTTTAGCTTTAGCGGCTAGCTCTAATTGATGGCTAAGCGAGGCTAAACGTACTACGCCAGTAAGACCACAAATACTTCTTAAACTATGTGCCCCGGCAGACACCGCAGATAAGTCATCTGCTAAAAACGATTGCTGTAAAGCTTTAAGGTACAGTTTAGCAGCTTGAGAAAAACCCGATAGTGTCGCAACAATGGTACCAGAACTATCATCATCGTAAATATCAGTTAAAACTTGTAGATTAAATATCGTTAGGTCATCTTTTTTCATTGTCATCTGAATCGTCCGCTTTTTGGATTAATGGCCTGTTGCACGTTTGCATCCACCACAAAGCTAGTTTTTTTAGCAATGCTAAAACTTGGTTATTATGTTTTAAATTGACTGAGGCTACTTCAGCCATTATAGTTTGGAGATTATATAAACATATCTGAAATGCGCCCCAAAACTCAGGCCGATCCTCAAATTGCTGAAGATTTTTTACAATGTGCTCCAAATAATCTGCGGAGGCACATGCACGTTTACGTGCTGTATGTGCCGTAATAAGCTGGCCATTATCAATGAATACATTATTAAAATAACTAATGGTAAAAGCCAAATTTTTTAGTCGCCGATCCAATTGATGATAACCCGTTGTAACACCTTCTGGCCAACATAAGAAATCATTATTATCTACTGTGCTAACGGCTCCATCCAGATTTTGATTAATTTCTAATATTTTTTCCTCAAGTTCCAGTACTATTGATACACTCCGCTTTCCACCTTTTTTCGAAACGTTAAGCTCTGTTAGTTTCTCCATTAAGTCTACATAATAGCTGACGGGTTGTATAAATTTCTCACATTGTAAATGCTCTAGGATTTTGTTTTTCAGCTTTACGGCTGAAATAGGTTTAACTAAAAAATCATTCAC from Shewanella psychromarinicola includes the following:
- a CDS encoding IS66 family transposase, which encodes MSKPFTDIDGPALESLISRVSEAKENNLALSPEDCQLLLDALLTLASMQDRLAHHDVTVHKLRKLLGIEKSSEKLASVLKQARASGKKSKNRQHDEGEGFTPVKPVVIVHAMTDVAKGDTCTECLTGKVYKTEPGSLLRITGQSPFKPEQHVMERLRCNTCGAYFSAPLPDDVLVDGESQQKYGYSARSLMAIYKYFAGLPFYRQCSIQKLLGVKITTSTVFDQVERVCNDIYPVYQQLFNVASDAEHYYLDDTTHRILDAKPVEKAVRNSDKTRLRSGIYTSGVIATLKDNNTIVLFETNIGHAGEFIDSILHKRSQLCDKPVIMSDALPSNRPTAREATMSLCNSHARRQFVDVINHFPEEVAYVLKRYGEIWGNDDFAKSEKLSPVARLAYHQAHSLPIMEDIKSWGEAHIANETVEENSGLGKAIRYFLKHYVGLRYFCSMKGVKIDNNRIESMLKIIVRDRKNAMFHKTLLGATIGDVVTSVIATASEAGINVFDYFTTLQQESAQVKAHPENDLPWNYITKS
- the tnpB gene encoding IS66 family insertion sequence element accessory protein TnpB (TnpB, as the term is used for proteins encoded by IS66 family insertion elements, is considered an accessory protein, since TnpC, encoded by a neighboring gene, is a DDE family transposase.), translating into MIHLTADKHILIAIAPADFRQGIDGLAALCRYKLSANPRSGSVFVFINRNKTMVRASSYDGTGFWLMTKRLSKGRFLHWPDSSQNIEPFIAKQLRQLLLNCDPMWQKHDLI
- a CDS encoding site-specific integrase, producing the protein MNYAAVSSLLSAGVDTTVIAMWLGHESTQTTQRYLHAHMALKEAALAKVAPFNKHSDLHYKPSDKLLGFLTSL
- a CDS encoding response regulator produces the protein MPKILFVDDEPYVLDAYLRMLRNSIFQCYTLSDSRQLFEHPGLNELDIIAVDQQMPEVTGTEILLQLQQQLPRIKRVLISGDPYSAQGLISTTIIDATLQKPFTKVLLLDCLLTLI
- a CDS encoding Hpt domain-containing protein; amino-acid sequence: MTMKKDDLTIFNLQVLTDIYDDDSSGTIVATLSGFSQAAKLYLKALQQSFLADDLSAVSAGAHSLRSICGLTGVVRLASLSHQLELAAKAKQEVAVAQLMFEISVHWPVLEAQINVVLSTYLVSDA
- a CDS encoding response regulator, whose amino-acid sequence is MLIKNFNVLLVDDVVLMCNFLYGVTNEIQGCSAFKSLYYKTAEDILESEVIDLLITDIELKNASGIDLLSKIRCGAFSQTAHDIPILVLSVNSYKDVIQQCILFDVNDFLVKPISAVKLKNKILEHLQCEKFIQPVSYYVDLMEKLTELNVSKKGGKRSVSIVLELEEKILEINQNLDGAVSTVDNNDFLCWPEGVTTGYHQLDRRLKNLAFTISYFNNVFIDNGQLITAHTARKRACASADYLEHIVKNLQQFEDRPEFWGAFQICLYNLQTIMAEVASVNLKHNNQVLALLKKLALWWMQTCNRPLIQKADDSDDNEKR